The following DNA comes from Mycolicibacterium lutetiense.
AACGACCGGTACCACCATGAGGTGGTCCCGAGCCCTGGCGGCGCGGTCACCCATCACCTGTTCTGGCGACGCTGAGCCAGGCGGGTCGTGCGTCAGTCCCGGCAACGCACCCCGCGCTCGAACGTGCGGATGACGGCAGGGGCGGCCGCGTGCTGCGGCATGAGGCCGTCCTTGGAGTCCTGGCAGGCCCACATCACCAGACCATAGAGCGCGTGTTCGAGCCATTGTGTGCTCGATTCTGGATCGAACACGCCTTCGGCCTGGCCGCGTTCGATCAGGCTGGTCAGATAGCTGTTGTCAGGCACCGCCTCCGGTGGCAGCCCACGAAGAACGGTGGGGTCGTCGAAAAGAAACAGCAGCCGGTTACCGACCGAGATCATCGCGTTGATGACGCGCCGCATCGCCTCGATCGCGCAGCCGTCCTCTGGCGCGGCAGCGGCTACGGCGCCGGCCACGACCTGTACCGAGTCGATAATCGTCGCGTTGATCAGGGATTCCCGGTCAGGGAAGTAGCGGTGCACGGTGGTGCGCCCGACGCCGGCCGCCTTGGCGATGTCGGGCAAGGTGGCGGTCCGGTCGTCGGCCAGGACAGCGGCGGCGGCCTCGATGATGGCCCCGCGGGTGCGCGCCTGAGTGCCCGAGAGCTCGCCTGTGGTCATCCGTCGATGGTATCGACGGATGTCACGAGGGTCTTGCTACCGGTATCGGCGCTGTCCGGTCCGACAGGTTGCGTGCCGGACGTTGCCGGATCGGCAGCGGCCACCAGAACCACCGGCCCAGGATCGCGGCGATCGTGGGAGTCATCAGCGAACGCACGACGAGGGTGTCGAACAGCAGACCCAGGCCGATGGTCGTGCCGCCCTGGCCGATCGCGATCAGGTCACTCGTGGCCATGGAGGCCATCGTGAACGCGAAGACGAGGCCGGCTGCGGTGACCACGCCGCCGGTGGCGCCCATGGCCCGGATGATGCCGGTGTTGATGCCCGCGCTGACCTCTTCCTTCATCCGCGAGACCACCAGCAGGTTGTAGTCCGATCCGACCGCCAGCAGAATGATGACCGAGAACGCAAGCGTCATCCAGTGCAGATCGATTCCCAGCAGGTACTGCCACACCAGGACCGACAGGCCGAACGATGCTGCCAGGGAGAGGATCACGGTGCCGACGATGACGAAAGACGCGATCAGGGCACGGGTGATCAACAGCATCACGATGAAGATCAATGTGATCGCGCCGCAGGCCGAGATCAGCAGATCCCACTGGGCGCCGACCTGGATGTCCTTGTACGTGGCCGCGGTGCCGCCGAGGTAGATCTTGGCGTCGGCGAGCGGCGTCGTCTTGATCGCCTCGCGGGCCGTCTTCAGGAGCGGGTCGACGTGCGAAATACCTTCGGAGGTAGCAGGATCCACGTCGTGGGTGATGATGAACTGAGCGGCCTGACCGTCCGGCGAGACCATCAGGTCCAGCCCGCGTTTGAAGTCGGGGTTGTCGAAGGCCTCCGGCGGCAGGTAGAACGAGTCGTCGTTACGGGCGTCGTCGAACGCCTGGCCCATCACCGATGCCGTGTCGGTCATCTTGGCGATCTGGTCGACCAGCCCGTTGAACGTGCTGAACATCGTCTTCATCGTGCCCTGCATGGACTTCGAGATGGCGATCAACGGTGGCAGCTGCGCCACCAACTGCGGCATCAGCTGATCCATCTCGTTCATGTTCTTCACCGATTCCGCGAGGGTCTCGGTCATGGTGTCGATGCCGTCGAGCCCGTCGAACAGCGAGCGCATGGACTGGCACATCGGGATGTCGTAGCAGTGCGGCTCCCAATACAGATAGTTCCGTATCGGCCGCATGAAATCATCGAAATCAGCCATGTGATCCCGCATTTCGTTGGTGCTGGCCTGCATGTCGTTCATGCTTGAGGTGAGCTCGTGGGTGATGCCGGTCATCCGGTTCATCAGCCCCAGCATGTTCTCCATGATCGTGATCATCCGGCCGAGATCGTCGGTGAGCGTATTCATGTCGCCCATTCGCTCCCGCAGGAACTGCAGGTTCTCGGTCATCGACACCGATTGCATACTCACCTGGAAGGGCACCGAGCTGTGCGCGATGGGGCGGCCCAGCGGGCGGGTGATGCTCTGTACGCGGGCGATGCCGGGCACCCGGATCAGTTCCCTGGCGATCTTGTCCAGCACGATCATGTCGGCCGGGTTGCGCAGATCCCGTCCCGCATCCACGAGCAGCAGATCGGGATTCATCCGAGCGGACGTGAAATGTCGTTCGGCGGCTGCATATCCGACGTTGGACGGCAGATCCTTGGGGATGTAGAGCCGCTCGTTGTACGAGGTCTGGTAGCCGGGCAGGGCCAGCAGGCCGATGAGCGCGAACGCGATGGCCGCGGCGAGAATCGGAACCGGCCAGCGCACCACCGAGGTGCCGAGCCGACGCCAACCGCGCGAACGGATCTCGCGCTTGGCATCGAGTAGGCCGAACCGACTGCCGACCACCAGCATCGCCGGCGCAAGTGTGAGTGAGGCGAGCACCACGACGGACATGCCGATGGCACTCGGCACACCCATCGAACTGAAGTAGTTCAATCGGGTGAAATGCAGGCAGAGCATGGCGCCGGCAACTGTGAGACCGGAGCCGAGGATGACGTGCCCGACGCCATGAAATGCGGTGTAGTAGGCGTCTTCTCGTTCCTGACCCTTCTGCCGCGCCTCCTGATATCGGCCGACCAGGAAGATGGCATAGTCGGTTCCGGCCGCGATGGCCAACGAGGTCAACAGGCTCACTGAGAACGTCGACAAGCCGAGCAGGCCGGCGTTGCCGATAGCGGCCACCACACCCCGCGCCGCCGACATCTCCAGCAGCACCACGATGAGCATCAGCAACATCGTCGCGAGCGACCGGTAGACGACGATCAGCATCACCGCGATCACGGCGATCGTGACGAAGGTGATCGTGATCATGCTCTTGTCGCCGGCTTCGTTCATGTCCGTGGTGAGCGGACCTTGGCCGGTGACATAGGCTTTCACGCCCGCAGGCGGGTGCGAGTCGTCGATGATCTTGCGGACTGCGGCAACCGATTCGTTGGCCAGCGTCTCGCCCTGGTTGCCCGCGAGGTTGACCTGAACATAGGCGGCCTTGCCGTCGGTGCTCTGGGAGCCCGCTGCGGTGATCAGGTCGCCCCAGTAGTTCTGCACGTGCTGGACGTGTTTGGTGTCGGCCTGCAGCGTGCGGACCAACTCGTCGTAATAGTGATGGGCTTCGGTGCCCAGGGGCTCGTCGCCCTCCAGCACCACCATCGCGATCGTGTCCGAGTCGAATTGATCGAAACGCTCGCCGATCTTCTTCATCGCCACCAGTGCCGGCGCGTCCTGCGGTGACAGTGAGACGGCGTGCTCGTGGCCGACGACCTCGAGTTGCGGGACGAGGGCGTTCAGGACGATGACGAGCACCACCCACGCCAGGATGATCGGGATCGAGGCGACGCGGATGACGCGGGCGATGCCATTGCGGTCGGAGCCCTTGTGGTCGGGGCCCTTGAGTTCGGTGCCGTTGTGCGCGTGGTTGCCCATCAGGCGGCCTTGTCCAAGCAGAAGGCCTGTGCATCATGCTGGTTCACGGTCTGTTGGTCGCGGACTTCGCCGTTGACGACGATCCGGCAGGTGATCACTTCGCTATCTCCTTGGGCAACCACGTTGGCGAACACCGTCGGCAGGGTGGTGACCACCTCGTGCCGCCACGGCAGCGAGCTGAAACTCTCGGTGTGGGGTTGGGCATCGGCATCCAGGTAGCTGACATGGCCGCTGGCGCCGCTGGGGCCGTCGATCTCGTAGACGACGTGCTTTGGGTTGAACTCCACGATGTCGTCACCGGCGGACTGTCCCGGGTCGGTGTTGATGTGCGTGCCGAAGATCCCGTGCATCCGGTTCATCGCGAGACCGCTGACGGTCAGCGCCGCCACGAGCACCAGGGGAATCCAGAAACGTTTCGCAAGCCGATATACCGCAGCCACGGCAAATCCACCTCTCCGGTTCGGCGCACGCCGACGGAACCCCATCCGACCGCGTTTGATCGGCAGAACGTAACAGGCCCTTAGTGGATCCTCCACGTTCCATTAAGGAATTTTGATATACCTCACATTTGCTTCCCAAACGGAATTTTTAGCCCCCCTCGAAGCAGTCGGCAGCACGCGCTGCCTCCGAGATCTGGTCACAGATAACGAGATTGGGCTTCGCGGCCGGCTGCCCCGGATGCTGGTCGACGGGGTGCCCGGTTTGCCGCCACAACCGAGAATGCGCCCGCCTCCCGATTTCGCCATCTGCCGGTGGCGGCTTGAGACGACGCTACGCGGTGAGCAGACGCAGCGGGGACCCTGAGCAGTAGGCGGCGATGTCCTCGACGATATCGCGGTAGAAGATCGTCATGACACCCTCGGTGACATAGCCGAGGTGCGGGGTCAGCAGCGTGTTGGGCAGGGCGGCCAACGGGTGTCCCGGGGGCAAAGGCTCTTGCAGGTAGACATCGAGGGCCGCACCGCGAATCCGGTTGTCGCGCAGCGCCTCGATCAGCGCGGTCTCGTCGATGAGGCCACCGCGCGAGGTGTTGACCAGGCTCGCCGACGGCTTCATCGCGTCGAGTTCGGCGTGGCCGATCAGGCCGCGGGTCGCCTCGGCGAGAACCATGTGCAGCGACACCACGTCGGCATCAGCGAACAGGGCATCCCGATCCACCCGTGTGACACCGGCTTTGGCGGCCCGCTCGTCAGTGAGATTGGGGCTCCACGCGATGACGTTCATGCCGAACGCCGTGCCGATCGCGGCCACCCGGCTCCCGATCCGGCCCACCCCGACCAGGCCCAGGGTCGCCCCGTGCAGGTCGCCGCCGACGGTGCTCTGCCACAGCCCGGTGCGGATGCGCTGATCCTCGATGACCAGGTGGCGCTGCAGTCCGAGTATCAGCGCCCAGGTGTGTTCGACGGTGGGGGTGATGGCGCCGCCGGTGCCCGACACGGTGATTCCGAGCCTATGTGCCGCGGCGACGTCGATGGCGGCATTGAAGGGTCCGGTCGTCACGAGCAGTTTCAGGGCAGGCAGTTGGGCGAGCAACGTCGCATCGACAGGCGTACGTTCGCGCATCGCGACCACGACCTCGTGCCCCGCCAGCCTCTCGACCAGTGCAGGACCGGGTGCGATGTGGTCGCGCAATGAGGTGACCTGGGCGGATCGGGGAATCGGTGACCAGTCGACGGTGTCGGCGATTCCCTGGTAATCGTCGAGGACGGCAATCCGCAGCGGCGAGGTCATCGCTCAGAAGGCATTCGGATCGTTCTGCACAGCCAGCGGCACCGGATGTTGATAGAGCTGGGATGCGTTCTCCCAGGTGATCTTCCGGATCACCTCTGCGGGCAGGCCCTGGATCTGTTCGTGAATGGTGCGCTGGGTATGCGGCCAGGTCGAGTCACAGTGCGGGTAATCGGCCTCGAGCAGGATGTTGCCGGTGCCGATCCGTTCGTGCTGGATGAACGAGGACTGATCCTCGACAGCGCAGAACCAGAAGTTCCTGGCGAACACTTCAGCGGGGGAGAGGGTTTCGCCCAGGGCCTTCCAGGTTCCGTACATCTCGTGGTAGCTGAGCATGTGATCGAGCCGATCGAGTAGCCCTGCCACCCAACCGATTCCACCCTCGGACAGGCAGATCTTGAGGTCCGGGTACCGGCTGGGCAGGCCCGAGTACAGCCAGTCGACCGCGGCGGTGATGGCGTAGGCGAAGAACAGCACACCCTGCACGTCCGGCGGAGCATCATCGGTGGTGGACGGCGCCGAACCCGAGGAGCCGATATGCAGGTTGACCACCGTGCCCGTCTCGGCGCACGCCGCCATCATCGGCTCCCAGTACCCGGAGTGGATGGTCGGCAGCCCGAGCATGGCCGGGTTCTCGCTGAACGTCACGGCATGGAACCCGCGTTCGGCGTTCTCATAGATCATCTGGGCGCCGACCTCCGGGTCGAGTAGCCACGGCAGCTGGCAGGGGATGATCCGGTCGGGATAGGACCCGGCCCACGCTTCCAGGTGCCAGTCGTTCCAGGCCCGTACCGCGGCCATCGCCAGGTCCCGGTCGTTGGTCACCTTCTGCAGTCGCTGGCCGGCGAACCCGGGCAGGAACGACGGGAAGTTGAGTGACGCGTACACGCCGTTGAGATCCATATCCTTGACGCGTTCATGAATGTCCCAGGCCCCGCGGCGCATCTCGTCGAACCGCGCCGGCTCGAAACCGTATTCGGACACGGGGCGGCCGACCACGGCGTTGAAACCCACGTTGGGCAGTGACTGCCCGTCATACATCCACGTCTGGCCGCCGTTCTCGGTGTCGACGACCTTCGGGGCGCGGTCGGCGAACTTACGAGGTACGCGGTCGGTGAAGGTGTCCGGCGGCTCCACGATGTGATCGTCGACCGAGATTACGGTGTAGAGGCGTTCGGCCCGCTGCGGATCGGGCAGAAACGTCACCGTGCGTTCGGCCCCCTGCTGTGCGGTGGTGAAGTCGAGATTGCCGGCGAGTTCGTCGATGGACTTCATGGGCTGAATCTCCTAGTGGCAGGTCTTAGTTCAAGACTTCAGGGTCGGCTTTGATGGTCATGCGGGCCGCTCCGGCCCAGTACACATCGGCCGCGCGCTCGATGAGTGAGGCCTTCATGCCGTACATGTCGGAGCGGTTCATCTCGGTCGGCTGCTGCCCGGTGAG
Coding sequences within:
- a CDS encoding TetR/AcrR family transcriptional regulator, with translation MTTGELSGTQARTRGAIIEAAAAVLADDRTATLPDIAKAAGVGRTTVHRYFPDRESLINATIIDSVQVVAGAVAAAAPEDGCAIEAMRRVINAMISVGNRLLFLFDDPTVLRGLPPEAVPDNSYLTSLIERGQAEGVFDPESSTQWLEHALYGLVMWACQDSKDGLMPQHAAAPAVIRTFERGVRCRD
- a CDS encoding MMPL/RND family transporter; this encodes MGNHAHNGTELKGPDHKGSDRNGIARVIRVASIPIILAWVVLVIVLNALVPQLEVVGHEHAVSLSPQDAPALVAMKKIGERFDQFDSDTIAMVVLEGDEPLGTEAHHYYDELVRTLQADTKHVQHVQNYWGDLITAAGSQSTDGKAAYVQVNLAGNQGETLANESVAAVRKIIDDSHPPAGVKAYVTGQGPLTTDMNEAGDKSMITITFVTIAVIAVMLIVVYRSLATMLLMLIVVLLEMSAARGVVAAIGNAGLLGLSTFSVSLLTSLAIAAGTDYAIFLVGRYQEARQKGQEREDAYYTAFHGVGHVILGSGLTVAGAMLCLHFTRLNYFSSMGVPSAIGMSVVVLASLTLAPAMLVVGSRFGLLDAKREIRSRGWRRLGTSVVRWPVPILAAAIAFALIGLLALPGYQTSYNERLYIPKDLPSNVGYAAAERHFTSARMNPDLLLVDAGRDLRNPADMIVLDKIARELIRVPGIARVQSITRPLGRPIAHSSVPFQVSMQSVSMTENLQFLRERMGDMNTLTDDLGRMITIMENMLGLMNRMTGITHELTSSMNDMQASTNEMRDHMADFDDFMRPIRNYLYWEPHCYDIPMCQSMRSLFDGLDGIDTMTETLAESVKNMNEMDQLMPQLVAQLPPLIAISKSMQGTMKTMFSTFNGLVDQIAKMTDTASVMGQAFDDARNDDSFYLPPEAFDNPDFKRGLDLMVSPDGQAAQFIITHDVDPATSEGISHVDPLLKTAREAIKTTPLADAKIYLGGTAATYKDIQVGAQWDLLISACGAITLIFIVMLLITRALIASFVIVGTVILSLAASFGLSVLVWQYLLGIDLHWMTLAFSVIILLAVGSDYNLLVVSRMKEEVSAGINTGIIRAMGATGGVVTAAGLVFAFTMASMATSDLIAIGQGGTTIGLGLLFDTLVVRSLMTPTIAAILGRWFWWPLPIRQRPARNLSDRTAPIPVARPS
- a CDS encoding MmpS family transport accessory protein; the encoded protein is MAAVYRLAKRFWIPLVLVAALTVSGLAMNRMHGIFGTHINTDPGQSAGDDIVEFNPKHVVYEIDGPSGASGHVSYLDADAQPHTESFSSLPWRHEVVTTLPTVFANVVAQGDSEVITCRIVVNGEVRDQQTVNQHDAQAFCLDKAA
- a CDS encoding D-2-hydroxyacid dehydrogenase family protein, yielding MTSPLRIAVLDDYQGIADTVDWSPIPRSAQVTSLRDHIAPGPALVERLAGHEVVVAMRERTPVDATLLAQLPALKLLVTTGPFNAAIDVAAAHRLGITVSGTGGAITPTVEHTWALILGLQRHLVIEDQRIRTGLWQSTVGGDLHGATLGLVGVGRIGSRVAAIGTAFGMNVIAWSPNLTDERAAKAGVTRVDRDALFADADVVSLHMVLAEATRGLIGHAELDAMKPSASLVNTSRGGLIDETALIEALRDNRIRGAALDVYLQEPLPPGHPLAALPNTLLTPHLGYVTEGVMTIFYRDIVEDIAAYCSGSPLRLLTA
- a CDS encoding amidohydrolase family protein: MKSIDELAGNLDFTTAQQGAERTVTFLPDPQRAERLYTVISVDDHIVEPPDTFTDRVPRKFADRAPKVVDTENGGQTWMYDGQSLPNVGFNAVVGRPVSEYGFEPARFDEMRRGAWDIHERVKDMDLNGVYASLNFPSFLPGFAGQRLQKVTNDRDLAMAAVRAWNDWHLEAWAGSYPDRIIPCQLPWLLDPEVGAQMIYENAERGFHAVTFSENPAMLGLPTIHSGYWEPMMAACAETGTVVNLHIGSSGSAPSTTDDAPPDVQGVLFFAYAITAAVDWLYSGLPSRYPDLKICLSEGGIGWVAGLLDRLDHMLSYHEMYGTWKALGETLSPAEVFARNFWFCAVEDQSSFIQHERIGTGNILLEADYPHCDSTWPHTQRTIHEQIQGLPAEVIRKITWENASQLYQHPVPLAVQNDPNAF